One Thermoplasmata archaeon genomic window carries:
- a CDS encoding DDE-type integrase/transposase/recombinase, whose amino-acid sequence MTKLTDRRIAYLVQQSQNHWDGDALPQMAGRWGVSRRWLRQLLLRWRRTGIVPRLNPNRRPPGPPLTEAQQQLIAAEWHRGPRGATQIWKVLARQGVRLPHQKVYLYLRAQGWAVPNPRKQKPRRRCRYEREHSGSLVHADYHRTSETHPHCILWLDDASRMILAGGEFSAATSDHAIETLGEALMVAKRWNLTVREVNTDRGAQFYANPRQGSDPGLGRFQEFLERQGIRHVVSRVNNPQTNGKAERLWLEYDKLRWRFATLAEWIEWKNDEVHGALWALETPREAFQRKLPPESLLGLHMRAIDQIPEAA is encoded by the coding sequence GTGACCAAGCTCACCGACCGTCGGATCGCCTACCTCGTCCAACAATCCCAGAACCACTGGGACGGCGATGCTCTGCCTCAGATGGCGGGGCGCTGGGGGGTCAGTCGTCGGTGGCTCCGTCAACTCCTTCTACGTTGGCGTCGAACGGGGATCGTGCCCCGCCTCAACCCCAACCGCCGACCCCCAGGCCCTCCACTCACCGAGGCCCAACAGCAGCTCATCGCGGCAGAATGGCACCGAGGCCCTCGCGGAGCCACCCAGATCTGGAAGGTCCTCGCCCGCCAGGGAGTCCGACTCCCCCACCAGAAGGTCTACCTCTACCTGCGTGCGCAGGGCTGGGCGGTCCCGAACCCACGGAAGCAGAAACCTCGACGGCGGTGCCGGTATGAGCGGGAACATTCCGGATCGCTCGTGCACGCCGACTACCATCGAACGAGCGAAACTCACCCGCACTGCATCCTGTGGCTGGACGACGCGAGTCGGATGATCCTGGCCGGGGGCGAGTTCTCGGCAGCGACCAGCGATCACGCGATCGAGACGTTGGGGGAGGCCCTCATGGTGGCGAAGCGGTGGAATCTGACGGTGCGGGAAGTGAACACCGATCGGGGCGCGCAGTTCTACGCGAACCCGAGACAGGGTTCGGACCCGGGGTTGGGACGGTTCCAGGAGTTCCTGGAACGTCAGGGGATCCGTCACGTGGTGAGCCGAGTGAACAACCCCCAGACCAATGGGAAGGCCGAACGCCTCTGGTTGGAATACGACAAGCTGAGGTGGCGGTTCGCCACCCTGGCGGAGTGGATCGAGTGGAAGAACGACGAGGTGCACGGAGCGCTGTGGGCGCTGGAGACGCCCCGGGAAGCCTTCCAGCGGAAGCTCCCCCCGGAGAGCCTCCTCGGCCTCCATATGCGGGCGATCGATCAAATTCCGGAGGCCGCATGA